From Leopardus geoffroyi isolate Oge1 chromosome B4, O.geoffroyi_Oge1_pat1.0, whole genome shotgun sequence, a single genomic window includes:
- the LOC123590393 gene encoding olfactory receptor 6C4-like: MKNQTFLTEFILLGLSDIPEIQLVIFIFLFLTYIFSIIGNLTIITLTLLDSHLQTPMYFFLRNFSFLEISFTTTFTPRLLFSITTGNKSISFAGCFTQYFFAIFFGATEFYLLAAMSFDRYVAICKPLHYMTIMSSRVCSQLVLCSWLAGFLIIISPIILTSQLDFCASNMLNHYYCDYGPLLEISCSDTRFLELVDFILAVVTLVVTLVLVILSYTNIIWTILNIPSAQQRKKAFSTCFSHMIVISLSYGSCIFMYIKPSAKEGVAFNKGVAVLNNSVAPLLNPFIYTLRNKQVKQAFKDVARKIMSI; the protein is encoded by the coding sequence ATGAAAAACCAAACCTTTCTGACAGAATTCATTCTGCTGGGACTATCAGACATCCCGGAGATCCAACTTGTaatctttatatttctcttcctCACCTACATATTCAGCATCATTGGAAACCTGACAATCATCACCCTTACTCTACTGGATTCCCACCTCCAGActcccatgtatttcttcctccGGAATTTCTCCTTCTTAGAAATTTCCTTTACAACCACTTTTACTCCCAGGCTGCTGTTCAGCATCACAACTGGAAACAAGAGCATCAGCTTTGCTGGCTGCTTCACTCAGTATTTCTTTGCCATCTTCTTCGGAGCCACAGAGTTTTACCTTCTGGCTGCCATGTCCtttgaccgctatgtggccataTGCAAACCCCTGCATTACATGACCATTATGAGCAGCAGAGTCTGCAGCCAGCTGGTCCTCTGCTCTTGGTTGGCTGGATTCCTAATCATCATATCCCCAATCATCCTGACCAGTCAGCTGGATTTCTGTGCCTCCAACATGCTGAATCATTATTACTGTGACTATGGACCCCTCCTAGAAATATCTTGCTCAGACACAAGATTCCTGGAGCTGGTTGACTTTATCTTAGCAGTTGTGACCTTGGTGGTCACTCTGGTGCTGGTGATTCTCTCCTACACAAACATCATCTGGACCATTCTCAACATCCCCTCAgctcagcaaaggaaaaaggCTTTTTCCACGTGTTTTTCCCACATGATTGTCATCTCCCTCTCTTATGGCAGCTGCATCTTCATGTACATAAAACCCTCAGCTAAAGAAGGAGTTGCCTTCAATAAGGGGGTAGCTGTGCTCAATAACTCAGTTGCCCCTTTATTGAACCCATTCATTTACACCTTAAGgaacaaacaagtaaaacaagCCTTCAAGGATGTGGCCAGAAAGATTATGAGTATTTAA